One Solea senegalensis isolate Sse05_10M linkage group LG13, IFAPA_SoseM_1, whole genome shotgun sequence DNA segment encodes these proteins:
- the LOC122780008 gene encoding odorant receptor 131-2-like, translating into MNNTTEITNTKPLKILLSVLPCFFFLYVNVVMLFTLHRKPVFLESSRYILFAHLLLTDSLQLLVSIVLYIFAVGMFRVFALACHISSLLANITLKLSPLNLAVMSLERYVAVCFPLRHSDIATTKRTHLAIAVLWIVVSVDSSTQVSLFISLQNETMALSNTVICHRNRIFQKQVDSLLNKAFVVMYFVLVSIVIIFTYIAVMMIVKSASSNVHEATKAHKTVLLHLLQLCLCLVSLLYNIINSSHMSSLQGDVAIHVHYVLFVGFILFPKCLSPLIYGLRDHAFRKVFKYYFTFGL; encoded by the coding sequence atgaacaacacaacagaaatcACCAACACAAAGCCCTTGAAAATCTTGCTGTCCGTCCTGCCGTGCTTTTTCTTCCTCTACGTAAACGTGGTCATGCTGTTCACTTTGCACAGGAAGCCTGTTTTCCTCGAGTCCTCCCGTTACATCCTGTTTGCTCATCTGCTCCTCACTGACTCCCTGCAGCTTCTGGTCTCTATTGTCCTGTACATCTTTGCCGTGGGCATGTTCAGAGTGTTTGCTCTCGCCTGTCACATTTCCTCTTTGTTGGCGAACATCACTCTTAAACTATCCCCCCTCAATCTGGCTGTGATGTCTTTAGAGAGGTATGTTGCCGTCTGTTTTCCACTGAGGCACTCTGATATAGCCACCACCAAGAGGACACACCTGGCTATAGCCGTTTTATGGATAGTGGTCTCTGTGGACTCTTCCACTCAGGTTTCTCTGTTCATCTCTCTTCAGAATGAAACAATGGCCTTGTCAAACACTGTCATCTGCCACAGGAACAGAATCTTTCAGAAACAGGTTGATTCATTACTCAACAAAGCCTTCGTCGTTATGTATTTTGTCTTGGTGAGCATTGTTATCATTTTTACGTACATTGCAGTCATGATGATTGTGAAATCAGCCTCCTCTAACGTCCATGAAGCCACTAAGGCCCACAAGACTGTtctgctgcacctgctgcagctgtgccTCTGCCTGGTCTCTCTTCTCTATAACATAATAAACTCCAGCCACATGTCGTCCTTACAGGGTGATGTGGCTATTCATGTTCACTACGTCTTATTTGTAGGTTTTATCCTTTTCCCCAAGTGTTTGAGTCCACTCATATATGGCCTCAGAGATCACGCCTTCAGGAAGGTGTTCAAGTATTATTTCACCTTCGGCCTCTAA